The Bacteriovorax sp. BAL6_X genome window below encodes:
- the gcvH gene encoding glycine cleavage system protein GcvH, with product MTNIPTDLKYTKEHEWAKIEGDILTVGITDFAQNSLGDIVFVELPEVGQEFSKDDTFGVVESIKSASDLYIPISGTITEINEELPDSPDNLNSEPYESWMIKVKMSNQDELSDLLSNEEYESLCQE from the coding sequence ATGACTAATATTCCAACTGATCTTAAATATACAAAAGAACACGAGTGGGCAAAGATTGAAGGTGATATCTTAACTGTTGGTATTACTGATTTTGCACAGAACTCTCTAGGAGATATCGTATTTGTTGAGCTACCAGAAGTGGGTCAAGAATTCTCTAAAGATGATACTTTTGGTGTTGTAGAATCAATTAAGTCAGCGAGTGATCTTTATATTCCAATTTCAGGAACAATTACAGAAATCAACGAAGAGCTTCCAGATTCACCAGATAACCTTAACTCTGAGCCGTATGAGTCTTGGATGATTAAGGTTAAAATGTCTAATCAAGATGAACTTTCAGACCTTCTTTCAAACGAAGAGTACGAAAGCCTTTGTCAAGAATAA
- the gcvT gene encoding glycine cleavage system aminomethyltransferase GcvT, with protein sequence MKQTSLTQAHRDLKAKMADFAGYEMPIQYAGVKAEVEAVRNNIGVFDVSHMGEFFVTGPDAIRFVDYIITNDFTNAETGKAVYSPLCREDGTVIDDLIAYKLEDQKVLICVNAANINKDWNWISSKTEGFNIELTNQSEDYSLLAIQGPKTEEVLSKLGFDSVTSAAYYSAYESTWKGAHVITARTGYTGEDGFEVFGSHETIQKLWSELLSAEVTPCGLASRDVLRLEVCYPLYGHELNDELTPLDSALKWTVKLNKENFIGKNALQEITPTHRLVKLSIDKGIPREGYEILNDQDQVIGIVTSGTMSVTNSQGICLGLVKRDLFPENKKFRIQIRKNVIDSNYHTKPFVTGGHK encoded by the coding sequence ATGAAACAAACATCACTTACACAGGCGCATCGCGACCTTAAGGCAAAAATGGCAGACTTTGCAGGTTATGAAATGCCGATTCAGTATGCTGGCGTAAAAGCTGAAGTTGAAGCCGTAAGAAATAACATCGGTGTTTTCGATGTTTCTCATATGGGTGAATTCTTCGTAACAGGTCCAGATGCTATAAGATTCGTTGATTATATTATTACTAACGACTTTACGAATGCTGAAACAGGCAAAGCTGTTTACTCGCCACTTTGTCGTGAAGATGGAACTGTCATTGATGATCTAATTGCATATAAATTAGAAGATCAAAAGGTATTGATCTGTGTAAATGCTGCTAATATCAATAAAGATTGGAATTGGATTTCTTCAAAAACGGAAGGTTTCAATATTGAACTAACTAACCAATCAGAAGACTATTCTTTACTTGCTATTCAAGGCCCTAAGACTGAAGAAGTTTTATCTAAACTTGGCTTTGACTCTGTAACAAGCGCTGCTTATTACTCAGCATACGAAAGTACGTGGAAGGGTGCACACGTAATTACGGCAAGAACAGGCTATACTGGTGAAGATGGATTTGAAGTATTTGGTTCACATGAAACAATCCAAAAACTTTGGTCAGAACTTCTTAGTGCAGAAGTAACTCCATGTGGTCTTGCTTCACGTGATGTTCTAAGGCTAGAAGTTTGTTACCCTTTATACGGCCACGAATTAAATGATGAGTTAACTCCACTAGACTCGGCCCTTAAATGGACAGTAAAGCTAAACAAAGAAAACTTCATTGGTAAGAATGCTCTACAGGAAATAACACCAACCCACAGACTCGTTAAGCTCTCTATTGACAAGGGGATCCCTAGAGAAGGTTATGAGATCCTAAATGACCAAGATCAAGTCATTGGTATTGTAACTAGTGGAACAATGTCTGTGACTAACTCACAAGGAATTTGCCTAGGACTAGTGAAGCGTGATTTATTTCCTGAAAATAAGAAATTTAGAATACAAATTCGAAAGAATGTAATAGATTCAAACTATCATACAAAACCATTTGTTACCGGAGGGCACAAATAA
- a CDS encoding energy transducer TonB: MPSKLTSFSLSLTKSQEDKKPERIRLRLNREKPRQIVTAAKTNQELADNAKYLSETNNKVDRETKAKEIASFNIGGVGNSKIDQKKQGSKSKKKEQRKVTKSKSGRISFEDFAVAQNSPLEKDQNLVKGTKTGSKNHRGIASSNDHLEDVKLGDFTKLNTVEYKYYGFYFRIKQQLEQHWGSTLRQKMESLYRQNRRGPAGEKFLTNVRVVLDNDGKIINVIVNGTSGVKELDDAAVEAFNKAGPFPNPPSGLVKNGHANIDWGFAVTKN; the protein is encoded by the coding sequence ATGCCTTCAAAGCTAACGTCTTTTTCATTGTCGCTTACGAAGTCGCAAGAGGATAAAAAGCCTGAGCGTATTCGTCTGAGATTGAATAGAGAAAAACCGCGCCAAATTGTTACAGCTGCTAAGACTAATCAAGAGTTAGCGGATAATGCCAAATATTTAAGTGAAACTAATAATAAAGTAGATCGTGAAACGAAGGCCAAAGAGATCGCTTCTTTCAATATAGGCGGTGTTGGTAATTCCAAAATCGACCAGAAAAAGCAAGGTTCAAAATCAAAGAAGAAAGAGCAACGTAAGGTGACAAAATCTAAGTCCGGTAGAATTAGTTTTGAGGACTTTGCAGTTGCACAGAATTCTCCACTTGAGAAAGATCAAAACCTAGTTAAGGGGACAAAGACTGGTAGCAAGAATCATCGAGGTATTGCTAGCTCAAATGACCATCTTGAAGATGTAAAGTTAGGTGACTTCACTAAGCTTAATACTGTCGAGTATAAGTATTATGGTTTTTACTTTAGAATAAAGCAGCAGTTAGAGCAGCATTGGGGATCAACTCTACGTCAAAAAATGGAGTCTTTATACCGTCAGAATCGTCGTGGCCCTGCGGGAGAAAAATTTCTAACTAATGTACGTGTTGTCCTTGATAATGATGGCAAAATCATTAATGTAATCGTTAATGGAACTTCTGGTGTGAAAGAATTAGATGATGCCGCAGTTGAGGCCTTTAATAAAGCTGGCCCATTTCCTAACCCACCATCTGGCCTAGTTAAAAATGGTCACGCTAATATTGATTGGGGCTTTGCTGTTACAAAGAACTAA